In Chiloscyllium plagiosum isolate BGI_BamShark_2017 chromosome 1, ASM401019v2, whole genome shotgun sequence, the sequence attTCAATATTTAGGAAATAAAAAAATAGAGTTGAAGTCCAAGGTGGTAACTCGCAAACAAAAACTtggatgaataaaataaaatctgaaatatatAGCAGATTAATCAATATTCAGTTAGGTTGCACCTGAAGATATCATAACCTACCCGTGCATATTATAGTTACTGACTTTCTACGAATTTGCTGCTTCAACTGCAGATTTTCATCACTTGTGGTGTTTTTCATGTAACTCACATAAGTGCTCTATAACAGTGCTGGTGAACAGTGTGATAGCTACTCAAATAGATACTGCGTTGCTTTGCATAAAACTCCACCATTCATAATTGACTTATTGCCATTTCAGATACAGTTTTATGTTAGGAGACTTTGTCTAAGGCTAACTACGAGGTGATGCAGAGAATAAAGCCAGTATAAAGCTTTCTCTTATGTGGAATTCTGATTTGGTGTTAATGTATATTTtcatttaagattgtcagtagACAGCATCGATGGAGAGCTGCAATCACTTGTTAGCAGGACAAAATGGCTGCAAGTAAATTTAAAGCAAGACTTTGAACTCCTGCATCAAATGGAGGATTTCACTCAGGTGAGTCAGTGTTAAAAGGTACTGTGCTTGTCTATTCACTTGATAGCTTTTCAAAGGTGCGAAGATTGCTTAATTAGCATCTTGCTGGTGAATATATAAGATAATTGTATTCAATTTATGAACAACACTGACATGTTGCAGTAACTAGTCTAAGCCAGAAAGATAACTATACATAGTTTTGTCTGTTGGCTACTGTTAGTATTAAGCTCTCCATGTTGAACCTATCACACATATCGAAAGTTCCTGGTGAGATTTGTTTGACTGTGTACAGAATACTCATGTTTAGTTGCTGAGTACAGAAATTATCCTGTAAGTAAGTCATAGATAACATACAGTTGCTGTGCACGTATTGACTTGTGGATAAAAACTCCAATACTgaatcaaatcatagaatccctacagtgtggaagctggtcattcagcccattgagtttatatcgaccctccaaagaatgtcccacccagaccatgccatccctataaacctgcatttcccatgccagcctgcacatccctggacactatgggcaatttaacatgaccaatccaccctaatctgcacgtccctggacactatgggcaatttagcacggccaatccaccctaacctacatatccctgggctctatgggcaatttagcatggccaatccaccctaacctgtacatacctggacactgtgggcaatttagcatggccaattcacctatcttacaaatttttggattgtgggaggaaaccagagcacccagaggaaatccatgcagacacagggagaatatgcaaactccacacagacagttgcctgaggttagaatcgaacccgggtccagcaatgctaaccactgaaccatggtGCCACCCGGAATATGCCCAAAATGTATTCTGTTTCTGTTAGAATTACactattaaaaatatatttagaatttataaaattatgtgcaGAATTTTGATGGACTAAATCACCAAAAAGTATTTAATCCAATCTGTTATCATTATGCCTGAAAAGATATGTCTGTCATTTTACAAATAAAGGCATGATTATAAGTTAGGAAAAATACCATCATGAAATCTCATTTTATGAAGTTAACAACTGTGTCATTAAAACTCTGTTCTGCTGCAAGCAGTCTAAGGAtagaataaaaatatttaatatttctatCAGATGTGGAAATTAATTCTAAGCATGTAGTCTAAGGCTGAAAGAGTTATTTTTTTGACatttaatataatttaaaagATTAGTCCAAGCCTTCTAGCAGTGGGGAGATTTGTAATCATAGCACACATGTCCAAGTAAGAAACATTTATGAAACACAAGAATTTGGAATTTGGCAAGTATAGAATTgcaggggtgaaaatgtgttgctggaaaagcgcagcaggtcaggcagcatccaaggagcaggagaatcgacgtttcgggcatgagcccttcttcaggaatgaggaatcaggtttcctcattcctgaagattcctcattcctgaagaagggctcatgcccgaaacgtcgattctcctgcttcttggatgctgcctgacctgctgcgcttttccagcaacacattttcagctctgatctccagcatctgcagtcctcactttctcctagagttgCAGGGGGAAAGGAACAATCTCGTAGAATGACAGAGCAAGTCTCCATACCCGAGAATACTTTGTAAATGAGGATACCAAGGATGGTCATCTTGCAGAACAAACTAGGCATTCACATGAACTTATAATGCATGAAGGAAGCATGCATTACAATGACTTACAAATGagtaacattttctgttttctcaaAACAGAACAGAGCAAAATTTGACAGGTGTAATTCAATGATTCAAATGTAATCATTTTACAATAATTAGTTTTAATAGTTTTAATTAATGCATTAACGGTAATGTAAATAGTTTTATAATTATGTGTAATAATTATCCCACATGACTGATGTTGGATATCTTTCAGTACTATCTGTTTTTTAAATCGTGTTActatattttgaaaaatgaagaaagCTATTTTATACATGTTTTGAGAAGGTGTTAAAATCCACAAATTCAGATtgtataactttttaaaataaggtTTCATTATTTTGTTATGGAATGTAACTGGTAAGActggcatttactgcccatctctaacGACCCTTGAGAacatggtgatgagctgccttcttgaaccacagctgTCGGTACATACACTGCTGTTGGAAAGTGAGTTGCAGAATTTTGacctcagtgacagggattaaataaCCTCATAGTGTCAAAGCAAAATGGGTTCCAGGTTGAAGGGGCGGATGGTGGTATTTTAATGTTAGtttatttttttgtgtgtggttgatatttattaaaaatgtaggcctttttgatttgatttccaTCCAGCATTCACACAGTCTGTGTCTGTTTCACTGTAGCAAGCTTTAAAAGAAGTGGATAAattagagagagagcgagaggatTTGCAAAGGGAGACCAACACTCTCATCGACTTCTTCTGTGAAGATAAAGAAACAATGAAATTAGAAGAATGTTTTAAGATATTTCGAGACTTTTGTGAGCGTTTTAAAAAAGCTGTCAAGGTAAGATAGATCATACCCTACTCTGATCTAGAATGGTTGCAATTGCTTTGCAAGTTCTTTTTCTCACTGTGCAAAGCGAATCCATCCCAGAAATGTCTGACAGCAGCCTGAGCGTTGATGATCAAGTTTACTGAATGCCAGAAAGAAATTCTCTTAATTGTTTGATCTCAAGTTTTGAAACCAGGTACCAGCTGCAGTTATGGTAAATACAGTTGGGTGGAGCAGCTGTGCAGTCAGGCCAGCAGCTCTGCAATGTCAACTGGAAGTTGCACTGGTCAGTGTGGAACAGAATCACATGGTGCTAAGGAAATCCTCCAATCTGGCCTGCAGTCTCAGTTGAGTTGATTGTTCTCAGCCAGAGCAGCAGTAGGAATCACCTATTGGGTTTATCACTCCTTCCTGAGCTGCAGAGGAGAAAAACTCATTAAAATTCCTCTTTGCTAACCAGTGCCCGAGCTGGAATCTTTACATGTGGATATCTGATTATGAAAGAATCTGGCTCAATAGCCATTATCCCATGTTTTTAAATTAACTTCAAACTCTCATCCCTACTTTGATCAGCAATTGAAGAGCTGTTGAGATCTGTCGAATGGTACTGCGAGCAAATGTCAGCATCAGGTTTGTATATTGATGCACATGTGTGTCAACTGGTAACTCTAattgatctgtttttttttcactgaatttATTTTAAGTTATACATGAGAAAttgtcattgacctgaaatgatgTATACTTGGCGACTGAAATATTGAAATGTCTGTTCCCCAGGAGAACAGGGACAGAGAAATCCAGGATCTCCGTCAACAGCAGAAGCTAAAGGAATTGGAAGAGAAACGACATCTGTGGGTGGCTGGTGAGCGAGCTGTATTCGGACGGAGCAGTAGTGAAAATGAtgtggagcttctcatcaaagaTGGACTCCATGAGCTTCTGGCTTTCACACAACGAAGTTCCCAAAGCCCGGGGGGTGTGAAAAGAACACGAAGCAGACGCATCCGCTCGGCTGGAGGCTCGGTTATGGACAGCCATTTACTGTCCTTTCTGCAGGCTGGTGAAACAGATGAACAGGCCAAATCCAACAGTATCCCTCGATCGATGGCACGATGCTCCAGACAGAGGGCAGCCTGGCAGGAGATGTCAGAAACTCGAGAAGGCAGTTTAGATAATGCATACTTTGACTCAGACTGGGGCTCTTCTCCTAGCACGCCTGTAAAAGACAGCCTGCGTCGCAGAGCCTCTGCTGTGCCTTACATTACTGAGAACACAGAGAGTATTTGTACAACAAACATAGGGAACACAGAGACTGACAATGCAATCAGTCAGACTGGACATGAAGCTGCCAATAACAATGAAAATATAAGACAGAATTGGAATCACACAAAGAGCACAGCGACCACAAATATAAACCAGATTACTGCAGTCAGAGAGCAACTTGGGGTCCTTGAAGGTTTACAAATTTTTAATTACTCCAATTCAAAAGCAGCTGATTCTAGCCAAGTAACAACCTGTGACGAAATTACACTAACAGACATAGAGTACGCAGAAGACTTGAGTTTGCAAACTCCTAGTGTAGATGTGAGTTTGCAGACTCCTGACACAGACGTGAGTCTGCAGACTTCTGTTACAGATGTGAGTTTGCAGACTTCTGTTACAGATGTGAGTTTGCAGACTACTGATACAAGTATGAGTATTATTACTCATGACACAGATGTGAGTTTGAAAACTCCTGATACAGATGTGAGTTTGCAGACTCCCGAGACAGATATGAATTTTCAGCCTCCTGGTGTCTCCAACTCAAGTGTACTTTTGTCCAACCTTAACTACTCCAATGATGAGCCTTACTGTGTTTCAAATCCGCACTCATCTCCACAAAAGGACAAAGTGAATGAAAGCACTGATGTTTCTATATTGAACTCAGATATCATAAAGTCACCCACTAGCCTTATTCCAAATAAGGAGTGTGGAACTGTGTTTTTTGTGTTGGGATACACAGATGATGTGGACCGTTCTGGATCTtcagagaaatgtgaaataaaagctGTTTGTCAAGAAATCATCGAAGAATCACGTCAGGTTTGGGAAAGCCAAGATAATCAGATCAGAGACCAGATTGCAACATCTCATGAGTTAGAGCGCATGACATCGGACCATCTTTCTCTGCCTGTCACTAAAGCTATAGCCAATCAAAACATTTTAACTGATGAGGCAGTCTCTCTGAAATTGGATTTGCCAAAGAAGGCAAAGCAGGTTTCCAATGTAAAGCAGTCTCAGGCTGTTAGAGAGAAAACAGCGGCCATTGTAAAAGCAACAGGGCATTATTTCAGTAGTGCAGTCCATCCCAAATCTCCAAGAACAGCAAGCCACTCAGATAACGATGAAATAAAAAAGATTATGCCAATCTCAAAGTCAACTAGAAGATCAGATAGTGTTAAAAGACTGGAAACGAAAACATCAAATAGTGATGGACTAAGACAGTCACAAAAGGCAACAGGGTCGAATAGGAGGGACAGCTGCTCAAAGACCCCCCGGAGGTTCAGCTGTACAACTGCAGATCAGAAGACAACAAAGGGGACTAGCTCTTTGGATAGCTCATCAAATAGTCTGCCAAAGCGTAGAGATTCCCTCCATAAACCTAGTGCTAAACCAGTCCACAATATCCCCAGGCCGAAACCAGAGGAAAGCACTAAAATCTGTCGCTCAAGTACAAGAGGTTTCCCTAAGTCGAGAACAGACACTGGTGGGGCAGGGGGAGACACTGAGAGAAGTGGCATTGCCACACCAAACCCAACTCCTAACTTTGCCAGGAATACTGTGGCATCATCATCTCGACGCCAAAAGATAGAGTCCGCGCGGATCCCCGGCACATCTCCACAAACCCCCAAGACAACAAGTCTTACCAGAGCTGCTTCACAAAGGCAAACAACAACAAAGTACACTGGGACAAACCACACAAGGAGCAATGAAAATGCTCATCTAAAAAGGGCAGGTAGCCAAAAACCATTGAGCAAGACTCAAGAGGCGAGTAAAACACCGAGCTATAAAACTGAAATCACTTGCACAGGAAACAATAGTTTGCTGAAATCTACAGAAAAGAAACCTGTCCCAGCAGCAGACTCTGGTCGGGTTAGGAAAACTCCAGAACGGGTACTGAAATGGAAGTGAGTTTTCCAATTGTGTGTAGATTCGGGTAGTATCCAGTTAAAGGCGATGAGGGAATCCTTCTGAAAGGCAAGTTCACTCCTCATGAGCACCCAGCTCAACTTTTCATTGGTGCATGATGTTGTCCCACATCTTGTCAAGCTGATGGTACTCGCTCGAACATTAGACTTCCAGCCGGAGGATCGGAAAGTCATCAGAAATTCCATTGCCAACTGGTGCGCAAGCTTTGCTGTTCTTTAACCCCCTGATGTCAGCCAGATTGCTAGAACTGCTCTCTGTGGCACTGGGAGGAGGTGGCGAAATCACTCAAACCAGTCTGCCTTTTACAAGTGCACCTCCTATCATCCAGTGAACAGATAACCAGAGAAATATGCTGGCCACATCAGGTTTATTGTGACAGAGGGAAGCAGGAATGGAAGGCCAAATGAGGGAATAATGATTGTAATAGAAGTTTGCATTCTCATTCTACTGATGCTGAACCAGAACCGAACAGCATCTTAATTAATAGCAACATGATTGCGAATTCCTCAGGAAGAATTGCTGGTCCAAGGTGTTTTTGCAGGATTGAGTTAGAATGCTGTTAGCCCGTAATGGGATCTTGATGCATTACATTAAAAATTAGACAAGCTAAGTTAG encodes:
- the fhdc1 gene encoding FH2 domain-containing protein 1, whose amino-acid sequence is MQVMSCLSFVNDKENANSPSVTDLSPGPPSPSPPPAGPPPPPPPPPPPPPPPPPPGLPPPPPPPPPPGSHHGQKKRIRSFFWKTIPEEHIRGKTNIWTISARGHAYRIDTSTIEELFGQQDEVKSKFGTTNKTSRSPFKSNNQEISILDAKRSMNIGIFLKQFKRSNQCIVEDIRSGRSEAYGSDKLRELLKILPEAEEVKRLQAFKDDVNKLSLADSFMVLLLRVPSYALRVEAMVLKEEFSPACFTLYKEMRAIRTATKELMACEELHAILHLVLQAGNIMNAGGHAGNAVGFKLSSLLKLADTKANKPGMNLLHFVVLEAQKKDANLSVFPEKLKHVQEAARLSVDSIDGELQSLVSRTKWLQVNLKQDFELLHQMEDFTQQALKEVDKLEREREDLQRETNTLIDFFCEDKETMKLEECFKIFRDFCERFKKAVKENRDREIQDLRQQQKLKELEEKRHLWVAGERAVFGRSSSENDVELLIKDGLHELLAFTQRSSQSPGGVKRTRSRRIRSAGGSVMDSHLLSFLQAGETDEQAKSNSIPRSMARCSRQRAAWQEMSETREGSLDNAYFDSDWGSSPSTPVKDSLRRRASAVPYITENTESICTTNIGNTETDNAISQTGHEAANNNENIRQNWNHTKSTATTNINQITAVREQLGVLEGLQIFNYSNSKAADSSQVTTCDEITLTDIEYAEDLSLQTPSVDVSLQTPDTDVSLQTSVTDVSLQTSVTDVSLQTTDTSMSIITHDTDVSLKTPDTDVSLQTPETDMNFQPPGVSNSSVLLSNLNYSNDEPYCVSNPHSSPQKDKVNESTDVSILNSDIIKSPTSLIPNKECGTVFFVLGYTDDVDRSGSSEKCEIKAVCQEIIEESRQVWESQDNQIRDQIATSHELERMTSDHLSLPVTKAIANQNILTDEAVSLKLDLPKKAKQVSNVKQSQAVREKTAAIVKATGHYFSSAVHPKSPRTASHSDNDEIKKIMPISKSTRRSDSVKRLETKTSNSDGLRQSQKATGSNRRDSCSKTPRRFSCTTADQKTTKGTSSLDSSSNSLPKRRDSLHKPSAKPVHNIPRPKPEESTKICRSSTRGFPKSRTDTGGAGGDTERSGIATPNPTPNFARNTVASSSRRQKIESARIPGTSPQTPKTTSLTRAASQRQTTTKYTGTNHTRSNENAHLKRAGSQKPLSKTQEASKTPSYKTEITCTGNNSLLKSTEKKPVPAADSGRVRKTPERVLKWK